In Candidatus Yanofskybacteria bacterium, the DNA window ATTAACATACATCTCCTCTCCCTTAGAGGTATTGCCTATAACCATACCCTCGTAGACCTCTGTTCCCGGCCCTATGTAAAGAGCGCCACGCTCCTGAAGACCCCAAAGGGCATAGCCAAGTGTTTTTCCATCGGCCATTGAAATCATAGAACCAACCACACGCTTGCGTATATCGCCAGCATACGGTTTAAATCCAATAAACCTTGAGGAAAGGATGCCTTCGCCCTTGGTATCTATAATAAATTGATTTCTATAACCCAAGAGTCCTCTAGTTGGTCCCTCAAATGAAATTCTGATCAACTCGTGCGTATTAGATAAATTAGACATAACGAATCCTCGCGTGCCAAGCCGTTCAATGATAGTGCCCTGATATTCAGATGGCGTATCAATTATCACCTCCTCAAACGGTTCAAGCTTAACTCCATTTTCCTCATGAATTATAACTTGCGGCTGTGAAACCTGAACTTCATAGCCGGCACGGCGCATATTCTCAAGCAAAATTGCAATGTGCAATTCGCCTCGGCCACGTACGGCAAAACTATCCGTAGAAGAAAAATCAATTTGAAGTCCGACATTTACCTCAACCTCACGTTCAAGATATTCACGCAGTTGTCGGGAAGTAACAAATTTGCCTTCGCGTCCGCCAAACGGTGAGTTATTGATAAGAAACATCAGCTTAATTGTCGGTTCATCAACCGCAATGGCCGGAAGCGGTTCGGCATTTTGATCACTGGTTATAGTTTCACCGATATATATATCAGGCAAACCGGCAATCATAGCAATATCTCCGGCATCGACTCTTTCTAATTCTTTTTTCTGCAATCCCTCAAACGTAAAAACCTTGGTAATTTTACCGGAACGAGTGTCTATCTGACCAGTCTGGTTGTTAATTTTTTTAATAAAAACCTGCTGGCCAGAAAAAACCGTCCCCTCGTATACGCGCACCACCGCCAGCCGGCCCAAAAAATTATCATAACCAAGATTGAATGGCTGCATTCTAAGAGGCTTATCTGCCAGCTCGTCAGATGAAGCCGGTTTTACATGCTCAAGTATCGTATCAAGAAGCGGAGCAAGATCAGAAAATTCATCCGTAAGTTTTTTCTTGGCAACACCCTGCCGGCCTATTGCATAAACAATTGGAAAATTAGCCTGCTCATCGTTGGCACCCAGTTCAAGAAAAAGCTCCAGTACCTGCTCCTCGCATTTAATTGGATCTGCGGCTGGTTTGTCTATTTTATTTATAATAACTATCGGACGCAAACCAAGCTCTAATGATTTTTTAAGCACAAAACGTGTTTGCGGCATCGGCCCTTCCTGCGCGTCCACCACCAAAAGTACCGAATCTATGGAACGCAGGACGCGTTCAACCTCTGAACCAAAATCGGCATGACCTGGAGTATCGACTATATTTATCTTGGTTACGGGACGTCCTGAACTTGCCGAAGGATATGAAATCGCCGCGTTTTTTGAATAAATCGTAATACCGCGCTCAAGTTCAAGCGCGTTTGAATCCATTGATACACCTTCGGCAAAAGCTCCGGTCTGACGCATAAGAGCATCGGTCAGGGTTGTTTTGCCATGATCAACATGGGCAATTATTGCAATGTTTCGTATTTCCATCCCGTTAGAAGTCGCTGCTTGCCCCGTAGCTCACCAAAGGTGACGGTTCGGGGCTGTGCAGCCTTATACATAAGTTGTGGCTACACAACAAGACTTTTGATTATTTACTGGTTGTGAACGCAAACCCGCTAGGGCGACTTCTAACGGGATAAAATGAATAAAAAAGGCCGTACGGCCGTCTAATTTAAGTTAATAATAGTATAAAAAGTTTTTTATGTCAAACTCTTAACTTTGGTTCAACACGTTTCAAGAGAACGGCATTTGTTGCAACTATTATGGATGATGCTGACATTAGAAGTGCAGAAATTTCCGGTCTTAAAGACCAGCCGAGTGAATTATAAAAAATACCGGCGGCAACAGGTATGGCAAGCATGTTATAAATCGCGGCCCAAAATAGATTTTGTTTCATCTTGGTAACCGTCGCTTTGCTCAAACGAAAAGCCGCTACAATATCATAAGGATCTGACTTCATAAGCACTATGTTGCCGGCTTCAATTGCAACATCAGTGCCGGCACCAATGGCAATACCGATATCAGCTTGGGCAAGAGCTGGCGCGTCATTAATACCGTCCCCCACCATTGCCACAAATTTGCCTTCATCTTGCAATTTTTTGACATACTTAGCTTTGTTTTCCGGAAGCACTTCCGCAAATACACGATCAATCCCAACTTCTTTTCCGATCCCTTCCGCAACTTTCATATGATCGCCCGTAATCATCACGACTTCCATGCCTAGGTTTTTAAGCGCGGAAACAGTTTTTTTGGAATTAATTCTTGAAGAATCAGCCGCAGCTATGACTCCGGCAAAAATTCTATCAACGGACAACAAACTCAAAGTTTTCCCTTCCTCAGCAAGACGGCCAAGAACATCTTTCATTGGTTCAATGATAATACCATTGTTTTGGAGCAGTTTTTCATTACCGGCCAAAACGATTTTGCCGTCTATTTTTGCCTTAAGCCCGTGGCCGGCAATAGACTCAAAATTTTCTATTGGCTCGAGCGGCAAAGCGTTACGCCTTTTAGTCTCTTCGAGAATAGCTTTGGCAAGCGGATGATTAGAACCGGCCTCAAGACTGGCTTCGTATTTAAGTAATTCCTGTTCACTGAAATTATTAAATGCCACGACATCAGTAACTTTCGGTTTACCTTCTGTGAGAGTTCCGGTTTTATCCAAAATAATGGCATTGATCCGCGAAGTATTTTCAAGAGTAGCCGCATCTTTTATAAGAATGTTGTATTTGGCGCCTATACCCGTGCCTACCGCGACAGCAGTAGGAGTGGCGAGTCCAAGCGCGTCTGGGCAAGCAATTACCACAGTTGATACAGCAAAAGTAAGAGAAGTAATGAGACCGACCCCGGCGCCGAAATACCAGCCTAAAAATGCTGCTAACCCCGAACTGATTGCAACTATAACCAACCAACCGGCCGCCTTATCTGCAATACGCTGACCCGGCGCTTTGGAATTCTGGGCAATCTCAACCATTTTTATTATCTGCGCCAAAACCGTCTCTGAACCAACTTGTGTAGCTTTGAATTTTACAGTACCAGTTTGATTTACCGAACCTCCTATAACCTTATCGCCAATTTTTTTAGCGACCGGAATTGACTCACCCGTAACCAACGATTCATCAATAGACGATTCACCTTCGGTTATAGTGCCATCAACCGGAACTTTATCCCCGGGACGCAAAACTACGATATCATCATGGACAATCTCGGCGCTTGCAATGGCAACCTCTTTGCCCTCGCGAATTACATTTGCCTGCGGTGGCACCAGGTCAAAAAGCGCGCGCAAAGCATCAGAAGTGCCACGCCGCGATTTCATTTCCATCCAATGGCCGAAAAGTACGAACGTGACAAGAAGAGCGGCGGCCTCATAGAATGTTTCTGATTCTGGCCGGATAAATGTTAGCAATACACTGAATAAATACGCCGCTAAAACACCCGTAGCGATCAATACGGACATATTGAGTTTACGCGCTTTGAGAGAATAATAAGTGCCGGTGATAAAAATAGAACCCGTCCAGAAAACAATAGGTGTGGTTAAAATTAAGAGCAACCAATTTATAGGAATCGGCGAAGGCAAAATTACCCCCAGGACTTTTTCACCGACTGGCGAATAAAGAAAAATTGGAATTGAAAGCAAAAATGAAATCCAAAACCGACGGCGCATATCTTGCTCCATTTTCTTTGCCATTTGAGGATTAGTCATTGCAGCCTCATGGTCCTTGTGGCTCAACTCCGAAACATCATATTCCGTTACGCTTCCATCAACTTCCTTTTGGATAAGATCCATGCCACATCCAGGACAACGTCCGGGAGTATCAGATTTGACCTCTGGGTGCATCGGGCAAGTATAAATTGTGTTGTGCTTGTTGTGCTCCATGGACTGCTACCATACCCGGTCTAGGACCTCGTAACTGGGGGTATTATAAGGCTTTTTGAGGGTCTTTTCCAGAGACAATTTGAGGGGTCTCGGTCAAGGGTAAATGAAACAAATGAGACATAAAAGGGGTACTACTCTAATCGTTCTATGTCCTTGCTCAAA includes these proteins:
- the typA gene encoding translational GTPase TypA, with translation MEIRNIAIIAHVDHGKTTLTDALMRQTGAFAEGVSMDSNALELERGITIYSKNAAISYPSASSGRPVTKINIVDTPGHADFGSEVERVLRSIDSVLLVVDAQEGPMPQTRFVLKKSLELGLRPIVIINKIDKPAADPIKCEEQVLELFLELGANDEQANFPIVYAIGRQGVAKKKLTDEFSDLAPLLDTILEHVKPASSDELADKPLRMQPFNLGYDNFLGRLAVVRVYEGTVFSGQQVFIKKINNQTGQIDTRSGKITKVFTFEGLQKKELERVDAGDIAMIAGLPDIYIGETITSDQNAEPLPAIAVDEPTIKLMFLINNSPFGGREGKFVTSRQLREYLEREVEVNVGLQIDFSSTDSFAVRGRGELHIAILLENMRRAGYEVQVSQPQVIIHEENGVKLEPFEEVIIDTPSEYQGTIIERLGTRGFVMSNLSNTHELIRISFEGPTRGLLGYRNQFIIDTKGEGILSSRFIGFKPYAGDIRKRVVGSMISMADGKTLGYALWGLQERGALYIGPGTEVYEGMVIGNTSKGEEMYVNPTKGKQLTNVRASGSDEAIDLTPPLPLTIERGLEVMAEDEYLEITPVSVRLRKQLLTKIDRSKARRGD
- a CDS encoding copper-translocating P-type ATPase, with the protein product MHPEVKSDTPGRCPGCGMDLIQKEVDGSVTEYDVSELSHKDHEAAMTNPQMAKKMEQDMRRRFWISFLLSIPIFLYSPVGEKVLGVILPSPIPINWLLLILTTPIVFWTGSIFITGTYYSLKARKLNMSVLIATGVLAAYLFSVLLTFIRPESETFYEAAALLVTFVLFGHWMEMKSRRGTSDALRALFDLVPPQANVIREGKEVAIASAEIVHDDIVVLRPGDKVPVDGTITEGESSIDESLVTGESIPVAKKIGDKVIGGSVNQTGTVKFKATQVGSETVLAQIIKMVEIAQNSKAPGQRIADKAAGWLVIVAISSGLAAFLGWYFGAGVGLITSLTFAVSTVVIACPDALGLATPTAVAVGTGIGAKYNILIKDAATLENTSRINAIILDKTGTLTEGKPKVTDVVAFNNFSEQELLKYEASLEAGSNHPLAKAILEETKRRNALPLEPIENFESIAGHGLKAKIDGKIVLAGNEKLLQNNGIIIEPMKDVLGRLAEEGKTLSLLSVDRIFAGVIAAADSSRINSKKTVSALKNLGMEVVMITGDHMKVAEGIGKEVGIDRVFAEVLPENKAKYVKKLQDEGKFVAMVGDGINDAPALAQADIGIAIGAGTDVAIEAGNIVLMKSDPYDIVAAFRLSKATVTKMKQNLFWAAIYNMLAIPVAAGIFYNSLGWSLRPEISALLMSASSIIVATNAVLLKRVEPKLRV